In the genome of Variibacter gotjawalensis, one region contains:
- a CDS encoding vitamin B12-dependent ribonucleotide reductase, which produces MRIERRYTKENQDAYAGIDFRLTVSEIKNPDGSVVFRCEDVEVPGFWSQVASDVLAQKYFRKAGVPAALKKVEENTVPSWLWRSEPDQAALAMLPEKDRDVGEHSSKQVFDRLAGTWTYWGWKGGYFDSEADARAFFDEMRYMFAMQMAAPNSPQWFNTGLHWAYGIDGPSQGHYYVDYQTGKLTKSKSAYEHPQPHACFIQSIADDLVNEGGIMDLWVREARLFKYGSGTGTNFSRLRAENERLAGGGKSSGLMSFLKIGDRAAGAIKSGGTTRRAAKMVIVDADHPDVEAFVDWKVKEEQKVAALVTGSKVNQRHLKAILKACVNCEGPGDDCFMPEKNPALKREIKLARSNQVPDNYIKRVIQFARQGYTDIDFPIYDTDWDSEAYLTVSGQNSNNSVRVTDDFLKAVERDGNWDLLWRNKKGIAKTLKARDLWESISHAAWASADPGLQYHTTVNDWHTCPASGEIRASNPCSEYMFLDDTACNLASLNLLTFRDPKTKQFDIAGYEHAVRLWTIVLEVSVLMAQFPSKQIAQLSYEYRTLGLGYANIGGLLMSSGIAYDSAEGRAICGALTAILTGVSYATSAEMAAILGPFPGYKKNREHMLRVMRNHRRAAYGEASGYEKVGVAPVPLDHASCTNPALVERAKAAWDLALRLGEEHGYRNAQSSVVAPTGTIGLVMDCDTTGIEPDFALVKFKKLAGGGYFKIINRAVPEALRTLGYSEADIAEIEAYAVGHGSLTNAPGINHSTLRQKGFNDEALAKVEKAIKSAFDIKFAFNKWTLGEEYCVKTLGVDAADIAGSSFDLLTAIGFTKREIEAANIHVCGAMTIEGAPHLKAEHYPVFDCANPCGRTGKRYLSVESHIRMMAAAQPFISGAISKTINMPNEATVEDCKNAYMLSWKLALKANALYRDGSKLSQPLNSQLISDDEDEEDAVEALVAQPQAARVAALAERVVEKVIERVTVIREREKMPHRRKGYTQKAVVGGHKVYLRTGEYDDGRIGEIFIDMHKEGAALRSFVNNFAIAVSLGLQYGVPLEEYVDAFTFTRFEPAGIVQGNDSIKNATSVLDYIFRELAVSYLDRFDLAHVDPSQAAFDELGSGENEGKAPASHAARLVSKGLTRSRPPKFGVMEGGAGQGGATVAALSALNTERPTGTTAYAGGGAQAALALEPAAKLSPAERLEALPFAKPDAKAQAAEKRAEARARGYEGDSCSECGNFTLVRNGTCMKCDTCGSTTGCS; this is translated from the coding sequence ATGCGGATTGAGCGGCGCTACACGAAAGAGAACCAAGACGCCTATGCCGGGATCGACTTCCGGCTGACCGTCTCCGAAATCAAGAACCCGGACGGTTCGGTTGTGTTTCGCTGCGAGGACGTCGAGGTCCCCGGCTTCTGGTCGCAGGTCGCGTCCGACGTGCTCGCTCAGAAGTATTTCCGCAAGGCCGGCGTCCCGGCGGCCCTGAAGAAGGTCGAGGAGAACACCGTCCCGTCGTGGCTGTGGCGCTCGGAGCCGGATCAGGCCGCGCTCGCGATGCTCCCGGAGAAGGACCGCGACGTCGGCGAGCATTCGTCGAAGCAGGTGTTCGATCGTCTGGCCGGCACCTGGACTTACTGGGGCTGGAAGGGCGGCTACTTCGACAGCGAGGCCGATGCGCGCGCCTTCTTCGACGAGATGCGCTACATGTTCGCCATGCAGATGGCGGCGCCGAATTCGCCGCAGTGGTTCAACACCGGTCTGCACTGGGCCTATGGCATCGATGGTCCGAGCCAGGGCCACTATTACGTCGACTACCAGACCGGCAAGCTGACGAAGTCGAAGTCGGCTTACGAGCACCCGCAGCCGCACGCCTGCTTCATCCAGTCGATCGCCGACGACCTCGTCAACGAGGGTGGCATCATGGACCTGTGGGTGCGTGAGGCGCGTCTCTTCAAGTATGGCTCCGGCACCGGCACGAACTTCTCGCGCCTGCGTGCCGAGAACGAGCGCCTCGCGGGCGGCGGTAAGTCGTCGGGCCTGATGAGCTTCCTCAAGATCGGCGATCGCGCCGCGGGCGCCATCAAGTCGGGCGGCACGACGCGCCGCGCGGCCAAGATGGTCATCGTCGACGCCGATCACCCGGACGTCGAGGCCTTCGTCGATTGGAAGGTCAAGGAAGAGCAGAAGGTGGCGGCTCTCGTCACCGGCTCGAAGGTCAACCAGCGCCACCTCAAGGCGATCCTCAAGGCCTGCGTGAATTGCGAAGGCCCGGGCGACGATTGCTTCATGCCGGAAAAGAACCCAGCACTGAAGCGCGAGATCAAGCTCGCTCGCTCCAACCAGGTGCCGGACAACTACATCAAGCGCGTCATTCAGTTCGCGCGTCAGGGCTACACCGACATCGACTTCCCGATCTACGACACCGACTGGGATTCGGAAGCGTACCTCACGGTCTCGGGCCAGAACTCGAACAACTCGGTGCGCGTCACCGACGACTTTTTGAAAGCCGTCGAGCGAGACGGCAATTGGGATCTCCTCTGGCGCAACAAGAAGGGCATCGCGAAGACGCTGAAGGCGCGCGATCTGTGGGAGAGCATCTCCCATGCCGCATGGGCGTCGGCCGATCCGGGCCTGCAGTATCACACCACGGTCAACGATTGGCACACCTGCCCGGCGTCCGGTGAGATCCGCGCATCGAACCCGTGCTCCGAATACATGTTCCTCGACGACACGGCCTGCAATCTCGCGTCGCTGAACCTGCTCACCTTCCGCGACCCGAAGACCAAGCAGTTCGACATCGCGGGCTACGAACACGCCGTCCGTCTCTGGACCATCGTGCTTGAAGTCTCGGTGCTGATGGCGCAGTTCCCGTCGAAGCAGATCGCGCAGCTCTCCTACGAGTACCGCACGCTCGGCCTCGGCTACGCCAACATCGGCGGCCTCTTGATGTCGTCCGGCATCGCGTATGACTCGGCCGAAGGCCGCGCCATCTGCGGCGCGCTGACCGCGATCCTCACCGGCGTCTCGTATGCGACCTCGGCCGAAATGGCCGCGATCCTCGGGCCGTTCCCGGGCTACAAGAAGAACCGCGAGCACATGCTGCGCGTCATGCGCAACCATCGCCGCGCCGCTTACGGCGAAGCTTCGGGCTACGAGAAAGTCGGCGTCGCTCCGGTGCCGCTCGATCACGCCTCGTGCACCAACCCGGCGCTCGTCGAGCGCGCCAAGGCCGCGTGGGACCTCGCACTGCGCCTCGGCGAAGAGCACGGCTACCGCAACGCGCAGTCGAGCGTCGTCGCGCCGACCGGCACGATCGGTCTCGTGATGGATTGCGACACCACCGGCATCGAGCCCGACTTCGCGCTCGTGAAGTTCAAGAAGCTCGCCGGCGGCGGTTACTTCAAGATCATCAACCGCGCGGTGCCGGAAGCGCTCCGCACGCTCGGTTACTCGGAAGCCGACATCGCCGAGATCGAGGCTTACGCCGTCGGTCACGGCTCGCTCACCAATGCGCCTGGCATCAACCACTCGACGCTGCGTCAGAAGGGCTTCAACGACGAAGCGCTCGCGAAGGTCGAGAAGGCGATCAAGTCCGCCTTCGACATCAAGTTCGCGTTCAACAAGTGGACGCTCGGCGAAGAGTATTGCGTCAAGACGCTCGGCGTCGACGCTGCCGATATCGCCGGTTCGTCGTTCGATCTCCTTACCGCGATCGGCTTCACCAAGCGCGAGATCGAAGCTGCCAACATCCACGTCTGTGGCGCGATGACGATCGAAGGCGCTCCGCACCTCAAGGCCGAGCACTATCCGGTGTTCGACTGCGCCAATCCGTGCGGCCGGACAGGCAAGCGTTATCTCTCGGTCGAGAGCCACATCCGCATGATGGCGGCCGCCCAGCCGTTCATCTCGGGCGCGATCTCCAAGACCATCAACATGCCGAACGAGGCGACGGTCGAGGACTGCAAGAACGCCTACATGCTTTCGTGGAAGCTCGCGCTCAAGGCGAACGCGCTCTACCGCGACGGCTCGAAGCTCTCGCAGCCGCTCAACTCGCAGCTCATCAGCGATGATGAGGACGAAGAGGATGCCGTCGAGGCTCTCGTCGCGCAGCCGCAGGCGGCCCGCGTTGCGGCGCTCGCCGAGCGCGTCGTCGAGAAGGTGATCGAACGCGTCACGGTGATCCGCGAGCGCGAGAAGATGCCGCATCGCCGCAAGGGCTACACGCAGAAGGCCGTCGTCGGTGGCCACAAGGTGTATCTCCGCACGGGCGAATACGATGACGGCCGCATCGGCGAGATCTTCATCGACATGCACAAGGAAGGCGCGGCGCTCCGCTCCTTCGTCAACAACTTCGCCATCGCGGTGTCGCTCGGCCTGCAATACGGCGTGCCGCTCGAGGAATACGTGGACGCCTTCACGTTCACGCGCTTCGAGCCGGCCGGCATCGTGCAGGGCAACGACTCGATCAAGAATGCGACCTCTGTGCTCGACTACATCTTCCGCGAGCTCGCCGTGTCGTATCTCGATCGCTTCGATCTCGCGCACGTCGATCCCTCGCAGGCCGCGTTCGACGAACTCGGCTCCGGCGAGAACGAAGGCAAGGCTCCGGCCTCGCACGCCGCGCGTCTCGTCTCGAAGGGCCTCACCCGCTCGCGTCCGCCGAAGTTCGGCGTGATGGAAGGCGGCGCCGGCCAAGGCGGCGCGACCGTCGCGGCACTCTCGGCGCTCAACACCGAGCGTCCGACCGGCACGACCGCGTATGCGGGCGGCGGCGCGCAAGCGGCTCTCGCGTTGGAGCCGGCCGCGAAGCTCTCACCGGCCGAGCGACTCGAAGCCCTGCCCTTCGCCAAGCCCGATGCCAAAGCCCAGGCCGCCGAGAAGCGCGCCGAAGCCCGCGCCCGCGGCTACGAAGGCGACAGCTGCAGCGAGTGCGGCAACTTCACGCTCGTGCGCAACGGCACCTGCATGAAGTGCGACACGTGCGGCAGCACGACGGGGTGTTCGTAA
- a CDS encoding Fic family protein, translated as MANDRRDSRALEPELIRDPMAKAEAEARNGLRQYDAGIQAVQTALERGAFKLRVSLILALHREALAGISMYAGNFRPAGVEIKGSKHEPPGAHLVPEHIEEMCDYVNEHWDASTPIHLASYIMWRLNWIHPFADGNGRTSRILSYVVLSIRAGAVLPGTPTIPDQIVDNRNPYFEALDAADTAWKEKRIDLSRMEELLAGLLAQQLASFYEAASGRMP; from the coding sequence ATGGCAAATGATCGGCGCGATAGCCGGGCTCTCGAACCTGAGCTGATCCGCGACCCGATGGCTAAAGCTGAGGCGGAAGCTCGCAACGGGCTACGCCAGTACGATGCTGGAATTCAAGCTGTCCAGACGGCACTTGAAAGAGGCGCGTTTAAGCTTCGCGTTTCGTTGATTCTGGCTTTGCATCGCGAGGCCTTGGCCGGGATCAGCATGTACGCCGGCAATTTTCGCCCGGCAGGAGTGGAGATTAAGGGCAGCAAGCACGAGCCGCCCGGTGCACACTTGGTGCCAGAACACATCGAAGAGATGTGTGACTACGTCAACGAGCATTGGGACGCTTCGACACCAATTCATCTAGCGTCCTACATCATGTGGCGGCTCAATTGGATACACCCATTCGCTGACGGAAATGGGCGCACATCTCGGATTCTTTCGTACGTTGTTTTGTCGATCCGCGCAGGTGCAGTGCTTCCAGGCACACCAACTATTCCTGATCAAATCGTCGATAACCGCAATCCATACTTCGAAGCCTTAGATGCGGCTGATACGGCTTGGAAGGAAAAGCGGATCGATCTATCCAGAATGGAGGAATTGCTCGCGGGACTATTGGCGCAGCAGCTGGCCAGTTTTTATGAGGCTGCGAGCGGTAGAATGCCGTAG
- a CDS encoding KTSC domain-containing protein, translating into MRIDYDDLSGRLEVTFSHGGSYTYYMVPRNVYERFLSASSKGRFFNLNIRDQYSSR; encoded by the coding sequence ATGCGGATTGACTACGACGATCTGTCAGGTCGCCTTGAGGTGACGTTCAGTCACGGCGGCTCGTACACGTACTATATGGTTCCTAGAAACGTGTACGAGCGCTTCCTTTCGGCTTCTTCGAAGGGCCGATTCTTTAACTTGAATATCCGCGACCAATACTCGAGCCGATAG